CCAAGACCTTGTTTGGGTTCAGGGCGAACCAAAGCGGGTTCTGACCATCATAGCTAGATGTGAACCTCTATCCCATAGGTCTATGTTGGGTCCTGactgacactgagagggggttgAATCAGTGTACTCAAAACTTTTCCTTCGATGGTTCTGTTGCCAAGTCACCAACTGATGTGACTCACTCTTAATCACAATCTACCAATGCTGCTCAAAGCTACTATATATATTAAAGATATCATCATTGCTGCATGGAGGTCACTCACATAAATTGTATTGTTACCTGGAGCTATCTCACAACCCCTATACTGCAAGTACATTTATACACACATACCCAGTCGTATGCATATCCATGATACACCACTAAGCGGTCAGGCCCAGCAGATGTGCACACCTATTCTGCAGACAACCACTCCAATGCACAATACACATAAATACATCAAGAATACAAAAAATATGTGTTTCAGCCAGATGCCTACTTACACTGAATAATGCCCACTAAAGGGCTCAACATCTATTCAATACTAATTTTTTTACTgtacccacagccaagggaatgcATTCCCAATTTTCACCTCTGATGGACAAAGGCCAGGTCTTCACCCCAGGTTTTCCAAAAGGATTTGAGAGGCCACACCCATGGCAAATATGTTTAGGCAGTGATAACTTCTACTGAAcaccaattacaaaataaaGGTTAGGATTATATTAAGGCCCTATAACAATATCCCACATAGCATAGGTCTATGGCAGAATAGCCTAGCTAAGCATACAATGGAAATACAGTAATTCAAATACACAAATCAATGAGTGTAGAATAGCTTAGAACTCTGCAATGTCTCCGATCACTATTTTCGAAAGGGGAACTGGGAACTTTGATTGTTTATTGGAATCTTCAAACTCCCTAAAGTCGATAGAGTAGAATCTTCAAGTGCACTATGGATCCCGAATCTATCTATGTATAAAACACTTTTGACAATGAGTATGCGATAcatacactctctctctctctctctctctctctctctctctctctctctctctctagctaaTGGGGATAGGTGTAGTCCCAAGCTCATGAGAgtatataaaaaagaagataaatctCTAGTCCCAAGCTCATGAAATTATTGTTAAGAGTATGCAATACCTCAAGAGGCTCAAGAGGAAAAACCAAAGGTAAaggagggattttttttttttttttttttNNNNNNNNNNNNNNNNNNNNNNNNNNNNNNNNNNNNNNNNNNNNNNNNNTTTTTAAGGTTGAAGAATAGTTTAAATCATGATCACTTAATTGTGAGGTATTGGTGTTGGTCCTTACCTTTCCAACACCAACAAGATTCAAGAATAAGATTAGTTGATGAAACAGTAGGGATAAGTCTGGGGAGCTATTGGTAGCAAGNNNNNNNNNNNNNNNNNNNNGAGAGGGGATCGTTTGCTCCTTGAACAGTTCTTTCGAGAAATTCATCTTAGTGATGAGTCATAAAATAATTTAGAGCTCAGAAGATTTTTTGAAACTAGGGATAAGAAAGAATAATCAAATCGAATTCATGAATTTACCCATATTAGCTTAGTTCCAACTAAGCTACCTGCTTAAGATTCCTTTTTAAATTTGACATGTCTAAGGTGTATGACAAAGTTGATTGGGGTTTCCTACGGGCAATATTTGAATTTCTTGGTTCACTTCTCACTGATATGATTTAATGCCTATCCTTGTCTCATTTCATTCTTATTCTATTAAACTATGACGTAGCATTATTTTAATGTATTGACCCTAGTTTAGTATTGAAACAAGGTTGCCCACTAAGTCCCTATCTTTTCATTATCGTTATGGGATGCTTGTCCAGGCTTCTCATGGTGACTAGGAACCTTAACATGTTTCATGGTGTCAAAGTGGTCAGATTGGCTCCAAAGGTATTTCGCCTCTTCGCAATGTTACCTTTCTATCATGAGTCTTACCTATAGGGTCTCCAATTGGAAAAACCACATCTTTCATGGATAGACATTTATGGTCAAAATCAATTCTTAGTTCTGTGCCAATCTACTTTATGTCTCATGTCTTGATTCCCAAGCAGGTTTGTCACAAACTAGACTACCTGCTAGCCCAATTTTGGTGGGGAAAAGAGGGCCAACACAAACGGATCCAGTGATCCACCTAAGGTCTTGGAGGGTTAGGTCACCTAACCAACCTTATACATAATAAAAGCCATACTTTTAAAGCTGCCCTGGCAACTATGATAATCACTCACGGCTATGGGTACAAAATCTGCAAGCTCGCTATTTAGGGCACCATATTTCGGATTGTTTTATGTCTCAAGAAAGGGTCGTGGATAACATCCTTTCAGTTAGACAGGACCTAACTAATGTGTTgttgtgttcttttttttttttaatgaacccTGAGATTCCTAACCTGGAGTTTCCAAGTCCCATAGCCTATTTCTCCCCACCCCTTATTACCCATATGAATGAATTACTGCTCAAGGAAATGGAATTTCAGGCTacgtttggtatgcattcaGGGTCGAATTCTAATTTGATAATGCATTTCAATGAATCAGACCGAATGCCAGAATCAGCCACTCCGCCCACAAAATGGGATGACAAGTAGATGTAGATCTCTTCAGAGCTCGGATTTGGAAGACTTTGCCAAAGAATCTTGTGGATCTAgcagaatgcataccaaacccAGCATCAATCTTCTGCAGTTACTGTTTCCCTCTGGTTATCATTACTCACATAACTAGAATCAACCTCTCATGAAATAGCTTTCTAGATAGTTGGTTCTGCCCATAAAGTCAGGTTGCATTATGGTCAAGTTTGGAGCCCATTACTATATAGTCAGCTGAACTCAGTACTTGGGCCTTAATTCCGACGGCCTTAATAGGATAATGATAACATCACCAGCTGGGTCAATGATTTGAACATGTTGCGACCTGCCAATGATCTTCAAGCATTATGTATCAACCAACCCAGATCCTCCCTCTTTTAATCCTACAGTGATCCTCAATAACCTCCCGAAATCTGATCTAATAATCAGTGGTggaaattttgatttctctAAAAGAATCAAGATGGGCatcagttttaattttaaatgtgCCTTTAAGAAGCAACAGAATTCCAAGGACTGGGTAGGGAAGAAGAACCTCTCCAATTATTGGGCCACCCCAATTAACCATCCTACAGCTGGGCAATAATGGGGATGTGCACCCATATGTTGAGATGCATGTCCAAGACCTCCCAACCATTATTAGATGACTAACTGGAGAGGAGCTGGATTCCGTAGAGCAATCCCAGGAAAACACAGGAAGATGTCAACTGCTGAGCAACGATAACTCCATATTCTAACTGCTGGCCATGGGAACACTTCTCTTTGTTGCATTATACTGGttgtattcttttttgaatGAAAGCCACTAGATATATTCTGAAGCGTTTTAGTTTAGTTGGTTTTGTTAAACAAAATGGAGATGATGTTATATCACATGTTTGTGGGCGAGCCTATGGCGCAATcattaagttgcactattatGACATTTTAGTCCCAGGTTCAAaccttggaaacagcctcttctgtgaCGCACAAGGTAAGGCTGCGTATATTTGCCCTTCCCATTCCCTGTAGTAGCAGTAGCCTCTGTACTGGGTTGCTCTTTCTTTCAGCAGAACCCTTCTAGCCAATGCCATATAGCAAGCCCGAAACAAGATAGTAATGGCCCAGAAGAAATGGAACTCAAGCCAGATTGATGATTTTAATAAATGGTACACACAATGTTGCTAAGCAGGTGGTAGTTAGTAGTCTAGTGTAGTAGGTCAAATACTTACAGACATCAGGAACCTGGATTGTATTATAACAAACTCTCCTTAAATTGACATTAAAGAAATTTGTACTTTCCCTTAGATTGACAGGGAAGTGAtttaaatgaagaaacaaacaaaatataGCCAACAATTATTCGATGATGCATCTACGAGGCTAAAAACTTTAAACCTCTAAAGGGTTATCAAGCCATGAAACAAAAATTCAGTGACCCAAATATGGTCGGACACATGCAAGGGAACTAAAGATCCACCTAAACAAACACAGAACCGTTTGTAGCTACAATGTATAAAAGAAACCATCTCAGCATCTTACCAGATGTTATTCCGGCAGGAAAGTTCCACACTGCATCAATGGTGATCATCATCTCCATGCCCATCCGGTGGTCCTCCTGGACCGACCACTTCTAGCTGTAAACATTTGGAAGAAAAATCAGGACCAACGGAAACCATCTTTTCATAACATAGAAGCCCAATTTGGATCAATCAGTTTCATTCCATTCCAAAGGAAATGTAATGCAGTTTTTCTCTTGTTACTCGTTTAATGCGATATACCCCTACCTCGAAATATTGACCACACACAGGGCACTCATGTGGCTTGCCTTTCTCCAGCCAAAACCAAACAACATCGTGTTCATCCTCTGTAATACAACATTTACGTTAAACGTAGGAAGACATACAATTCTTAACTATAACTACTTTTCATGTAAGGATATTTTGTTTCCAGGTAAAAGTCaaataagaggaaaatttacaaggaaaaaaaaaaaaaagagtaagcaATTACATGAAACTTATCCTTCATGAGGTATTTACATGAAAACAAGCAAATAAAGAAACACGTATAAATAAAGGCACTTACCGCCTTCACCTCCAGGACATCCAAAAATTCTCTTGTCATAGTATGACTTGACAACAGCAGGTGCTTCCTACAAAAGCAAAATAACATAACAAACCAAGTAAAATGAGATTATGGTACAGGAACCACAGTACCTGTGGATCAATGTCAATGAATATACTGCAAGAGCTCATTACCAAGCATAATACAAGGTTGGACAGGCAACTGGTTTGATTACCCTTCAACGTATGCTTTAATTGGTAAATGTCCATATGACCATTTAAGTCTGGTATACCTTAACCCCCTcacaccaacccccccccccccccaaaaaaaaaaaaaagtcggcTATACAGGGCACACCCCTTTTTATCAGGTACTAACAGAGAAATTCAACATTATATACCTAGCCGTCGAGGTCATGATCATAGACAGATTATATCTCAATTTGAAAAACCGTGAGGATGTTTTCGCAGCCCACAGCAGAGAGGGCTTTCTTTCGTAAAAGAAGATACAtgaatttcagaaaatataatacatatatatatatatatatcaaagccACAACTCATCCAATCCAAGATACCCAAGACATTCAGACTTCTGTCACCAAAAGTTTCAATCCACTCAATGAAAGAAGACTCCATAGATTTGCCTTCTGAATCAATAATTTCTTCACTTGTAGCTTTCTCCCAACATGAAATACAGATCGAAAATacctcatcttcctcttctgcaGTAAGGGCAACCCTTAAGAATCACTATGtccaaaaagtgaaaaagagaTTTTACCCAAGTGGCAGGGACAACAAGCTGTGACACAAGGCACATGTTTTTCATCAAGACCTTAATTTGAAGGATTTGATCATTCTTTTCTATAATATTTGAAGTGacaaagtttgacatcaccaaAATCTGACCTCGTTGAACAGAAGACACTCGTCTCTCATGCACTCCTCAGCCAAAATTTCTAAAATGAAGCACAAAAGGCACAGCGCAGAATGAAGCATAGGTCTAGTTCAGGTTTGATTTatggcaacactattctatAGTATACAAAGATTTAACCATCAAAGCCTTGAAGGAAATGCTCAGAGAAAAGGAACAAGTAGGATGAATATTGCAtgtttcagtatttttttttccccccagaTCTAGAAGGAACACGACATAAGTGCGTTTATCTACAATCTAAAACTGGGGAGCAAaaagagtttaaaaaaaaaaaaaaaaactaataaccACTGAacaaggaggggggggggggggggaagaagctGCATTCGCTGAATATGATTATGGATGCCCCACAAAACCTCCAATTTCTTTAGCACGCTTTCAACTTCACAACCAACAAAGCGTTTTCACAAGCCATGAATACCAATGGCTCAAAATTTCAACTCTTCTAACATGCCTCCAAAGATTGAACAAattatttacttcttttttggTGGGAAAGGTTAAGTATATCTCAGTTAGATTCTGACGCAACCAAGATGTCTCTAATTTCACCAATATGAATCAGCCAGCCTATTTGCATATATCGTCAATTTATTAAATTCTAGTTCAACCAAATTTCGAATTACCAAGGCCCATAACAAAGCATTGGAACAATCAACTCAGAAACTGAGACTTGAAGAGCCAGTAAGGCAGCGAATACAAAACCAGTTGTATAATAGACCTGAATATAGCCATTTTCTAGACCAAGGAAACACAAGGGCGCTATCCAGTGgcaaactggacaagcattttTTTAATCCATCATTTTGAGAAAGCATGGTGCCATTTCTTACTCAGTTTGGCCATCGTTTCTTACTCACTTTGGCACAAACTTGGTTTTGATGAAAGTTCTCACACTTTTTGTGGTATCACGTAAACTACGGATATCTTTCAAAGCATCTAGTTCATCTACATTCACCATTCAGAACAGACCATATATGTCATGATAAGCTCCATATCCTCCACAAACTAATGCAACAACCATTAACAACAATAAGGAAAAAAACTATTCCAAGAAAGCTCAGTCCCTAAATCCAATGAGCATCAAAAGAATAACAGAAAACTCTTGATGAAAGATCATGCTTTAATTTGATGATGCATAAACAAAAGTACAATACACAAGACACCTGCATTGCCTCAAATGGTGATTTCAATATCTCCATAAGTTTGATGACAATTCATGAGGAAAAAAAGTTGGAAACCAATAAAGTTGGCAATGAAGTAAAACAAGAGGTGTACTTGGGAAGACACAAAAAGATTATACAGTACCAACCTCAGAAGCAATGAGTATGACAGTAAAACAAAAGCAATTCACCAATTACCATGACAGTAAAACAAAATCACTTCAGCAATTATCAGAACAGTAAAATGAAACCACTTTCAGCAATTACCAATCATATTGAATCAATGATGAAATAGCGCTGGAGACTTAGGTAATAACCAATCAAAGAGAAAACTGCTTTCTCAATTTGAGATCACAAAAGAAAGGCGATTTCAACAACCATCACACAGGACACAACAAAAATTGATATACATTTCTACCAAATTCTACCGGTTTGTATAGAAATTCAATAACAATTTAGATCCAGAAAACAGAAATGAACATATTGTGTAAAAAAAGTAGATTGTAACACTTACCTTGGTGCCAAAAGGACCAATAGGGTGATTAATTTCCAGAACATCCCGCCCCTATAATAAAACACACCCACACGCACACAAAAACACAAATTATAGCGATTTCTCAATCGTAAAACCCTATCATCTGAAAACTCAATCAAACACTAAAACCATaacagaaaatgaaagaaaagtaaaataggTATCAACCTCAAGCTCCGCCTCCAGCTCCTCCCGCTCATGCCCGGTAGCGATAGGCATTACATCTTCCACTCTCTTCTTTTCCTTAGATAAAATAGTGTCTTCAATGGATTCCACAACAAATTACAAATCTCTTCATAATAAGAACACAAGACTCGCCGTGAAGATCTAAGACAAACATCaaagggttttgatgataatGTTACCGGCATCAGAAATGGCCTGATTAGAGAAAAGAGGGGCAGTTCTCTGGAACGGGTAAGGCGAAGGCGCAAAACTGAGGGCTCGATTTGGTAGCGTTCGCTCTCCGGCGATGACGGAGCGGTTGAAATTCAGAGAAGATCGCCATGGCACTAGGGTTTGGAGCTGAGAGGAAGCCCGCCTCCACATCCTGAGGGATTGAAATTACCAGGTGATCTCAGGTCTCCACACTTACTCAGAACAATGCTCAAATCAATCTCGCTGTGTCTTGACTGTGTGAGAGAGTTTCAAATAATCCTTCTGACGTATAAGAAATGAGACACTTCCCCTCAAAGCCAAACTACATGATTACAAATGTGGCACGAGCGAAACACGGTTGGATCATGGATCGGAGAACTGTTGTATTTTGGACACGTGTGAATCCCGAGTATCAATGAGGCACGTAAGATAGCGATCCGACCGTGGGAGTTAATGGGTCCCATTTATGAGGattttccaaaatctaaaatGAAAGGTAGGTGTCACTACGGAGTCCACATCCTGTGCAGCGACCTGTGAAATGCGATGAACATTGGATGGCTAAGAGTATCTGGGCATGCAGTCCAAGGGGTTCCCAGCCACTCGATGCTCATTGTACCGATGTGATGGCTACAAGCGATTTTCACACATCACTGTGTTACTTGTGCgtaagtttttgtttttttttttttttaatctaccaTGACTTGTGCCTAAGTCTCAACTCGACTGTCTCTTTGGTTGTTCGCTTTTGGATGGTCGGCCGGCCATCCAGGCCAGGTCTTTGATTTTATGGGACATACTAAAGGTACTAGAGAAGTGCCAAAATAGGGGAGAGAATATAAGGGATTCCGATCCTCCCCAGCCACAAAACGGAAGAGAGAAATAGGGGTTtcactttctctttcctatttttagTCTAACTTAGTCCCTCTACAGTCACCCCGGTTGGAGAGaatacaacaaacaacaacatccaaaacattACCCCAATTTattggggttggctacatgaagattccaaataaaaaagaacatgaGGATCCACGCAAAATGATTaacgggttatggctaattataataagtgtcaACTGTCAACCTAATGCAGCATCACTACATATCAGGCACAGACTTATCATGACAGACTATAATAAGATACCGGTTTTCTACCtaacttaggggtgtcaatcggtcaagTCGGGCCGATCTCAGGCCTGGCGGACCTATACCCTTGCATTGTTACTTGCAcatttaaggaatgagttggTCTCGGTCGGTCTCATATCGGGCTTGTGTCAGGCTCGATTGGGTTCCAAGCTTTAACTGGGCTTCTCTTAATCATGCTAATCAGGCTATTACCGGGCCTTAAACGGGGTAAtgtaccccaaaaaaaaaaccttaaattgtCTTTAAATGtcttatatttttaaaaaatattaatacattttattaaatgattaacaatttaaaaaatatattacacttaattacattcaataatcgataaaaatattaatatgccctattctatccaaaaaaaaaaagcaaaaaatacatataaacGGTCATGCTAAACATGTCAAGCCTAGTCAGGCTTATAAACGGATCTGGCCAATCAAGCGTCTATCGATCTTACCCCTTGCACAGTGTACTACATATTTATAAACGGGTTGGGCCTGAGCCCGACACGTTCAATCATCAATGCGGGCCAAGATAGTCTTTAAACAGTTGGGCTTGGTCGGTCCAACAGTTGCGGGCTTGGGATTGACATCCCTAACCTGACGTATATATAGCTCGGTCAAGCCAATGCATTTTATATGCATTACATCCACCTCAAAGACAATCCATCAcacaacctacttttatgaaatgaAGAATGAGATAACGAATTCATTAAGAGTGatacaatagagagagagagagagagagagagagaaccctcACTGGTACCTCTCCAGCACccctggagaggatctgaatcatTGAGTGTCAAATGGGACAGATTCTTACCTGTTCCGGTCCTAAGGGGGTGATCCCATAACCATTCTATATACTGAGGCTATGTTTGGCATGCATTTTTATTCTAAGAATACAAAATACCTTCTGAACTGAGAATGAGAACATTATTTGGGTACATGTTCGTTTAAAATGTGTTCTTAATTTTAGAATACTCAAAACATTTCATCAAAACACCTCATCGTTGGTTGCCAACAATGAAACTGCCAACCCCAAGGACTTCATCAAggtcatttttttgtttttaatatgGATGAGGTGAGAGTTGCCATGAAAAAGTGCAAAGCCTTAAGAAGGATAACAACAATAGCACCCATGTTGTGATCTCATACTAGTAGACAAGTCTCGATGGATATACACATTCGAAGCTGAAATTGGCTGGAAAATGGGCTCTTCAATGCCAACAAGCGGACAAGTAATGCCCCAGCCATCGTTACAGACATCTCTACATCCTTAGCGCTTTCAACATCCCTATTGACATCAACCCAAAGTCATTACGACTCTTGGAAGCAGAGGACACCATTGACAGGCGGAGGGTACCCTACGTGGTCTCAGCAACAAACCACAAGATTCTTGCCACCCAAGATGGGGTGGCAATCATTGCAACTGTCTCTCAACCTTCACTCAAATGTCCACTAGTGGACGAGCAAATGCCTCCATTGTGAGTATGGGACTCATAGTTTTAAATACTTAAATATTAGTATTTCTTTCTGTTACTGTACGTTTCCATCCGGCGTAGACCTGCAGAACACAGATTAGAAGCTGACCTGGAGAGAGTTTTGGGATTAGGCTTCGATGCCAAAGTTAGTCTCCATAACATTATAATATAGGGTGTTCAGTATATTGAGAGCTTACCCCTTTTCCATACCTGAGCCTTCCTTAGATAGGTAGCAAAGGTCTTTCTCATTGGTCAAGAGGTTCCGTCGTATAGACAGCGTGTCCTTACCTTATTGGAGAGATCTTCTTCCGTCGTGGTCAAGCTAGCTAAGATCATAACGATTAACTCAACCTGAGTTACTTACTACAACCATTAACCAAACCATAGTAAGATCCTCTAACCGCTAACCAAACCATAGTAAGGTCTACTAATCGCTAACCAAACCATGTAACGTCCACTAACCGCTAACCTGACCACAGTAGGGCTGAGGGTTAAGCAACCGTCTAACCCAGGTTAACACTCGTAGCCCATGATCTTGAGTCAAGTCGGTTATTGGTGTTGGTACTTTTGTGAGATTGATCGGGTGCTCAGTGATCTTTCGAGGGGGGCGGGTTCCATGCTCGTGCTCCTGTTGACCTGGTCTTGGGTCCGATAACCCGACCATTAACCAGTCAACgaatatatatagatatatatggTATATCACTTTTCTAATTACAGTATTACCTGGTTTCAAATCCTTAATGATTCTAGGCTCGAAATCCTAATTTTTCACATAACccttaatttttctttgtaattatgATAAACCTTTATATAATTGgttataattattaagtattaataaCCCTAAGTAAACATGATTCCAACCAATTCATTATTAGACTTTCGATTCTAGACCCATGGAGGAGCCCTTCTCATTTGATAATATTGTTCCAAAATTATCCCAATTagtaatggggaaaaaaaatattgaataagGGTTTACACCATTTGAATCAACATGCAATAACAGTTAGTCAACATCAAATAGGGTCCGTCAACATCGATTGATCGTCGGCCAGCATTCAATCGACGTCAACTAAACCCTATCCAGTGTTGACCGAAGTATGTTGGATGTTGACTCCTGGTTAATGATACTAGTAGGATTACCAGGTCTGAAGTCGTAAAGTCCTAGATTAAACTCTTTAAAAAGGGGCAGCAAATCGGGGCGCTATCCCAAAAGGCAGATCGGGAAAAATATATGGCCTAGTAGCA
This genomic stretch from Macadamia integrifolia cultivar HAES 741 chromosome 2, SCU_Mint_v3, whole genome shotgun sequence harbors:
- the LOC122092164 gene encoding cytochrome c oxidase subunit 5b-1, mitochondrial-like; this encodes MWRRASSQLQTLVPWRSSLNFNRSVIAGERTLPNRALSFAPSPYPFQRTAPLFSNQAISDADTILSKEKKRVEDVMPIATGHEREELEAELEGRDVLEINHPIGPFGTKEAPAVVKSYYDKRIFGCPGGEGEDEHDVVWFWLEKGKPHECPVCGQYFELEVVGPGGPPDGHGDDDHH